A single region of the Brassica rapa cultivar Chiifu-401-42 chromosome A03, CAAS_Brap_v3.01, whole genome shotgun sequence genome encodes:
- the LOC103858462 gene encoding WD repeat-containing protein PCN, translating into MLEYRCSSVDWKPSPVVALANSADDTQVAAAREDGSLEIWLVSPGAVGWHCQLTIHGDPNSRISSLAWCRAGSQGLPSGRLFSSSIDGSISEWDLFDLKQKVVLDSIGISIWQMAVSPTYLLSIDNRIEKEESESEDDSDSEEEFHHDHSDRLLAAACDDGSVRLYRISDFNKLTYYRSLPRVSGRALSVTWSPDAQRIFSGSSDGLIRCWDVNTCQEVYRITVGLGGQGSSSEICVWSLLSLRCAVLVSGDSTGSVQFWDSQHGTLLESHSNHKGDVNSLAAAPSHNRVFSAGSDGQVILYKLSGSTNSSQDLKPSSSQKWDYIGYVKAHTHDIRALTVAVPISREDPFPDDTLPDKSGARKHRKKGKPVDFTYHKWAHLGVPMLISAGDDAKLFAYSIQEFTKFSPHDICPAPQRVPIQMVHKSVFNQTSLLLVQGISDLDILRLNLSTDSSGRASTKPLVRVKSRDSRKIICSAISNTGSLFAYSDQIGLSLFELKKNEIAKSPWSVSRRRLPTLPFAHSMIFSSDCSRLILAGHDRRIYAIDVSNMELVYTFTPCREEHEGESPPMEPPITKLYTSSDDQWLAAINCFGDIYVFNLETQRQHWFISRLDGASVTAAGFHPWNNNALVISTSSNQVFAFDVEARQLGKWSLLHTNVLPKRYQEFPGEVIGLSFSPSPNSSSVIVYSSRAKCLIDFGKPVEEDEENDLPNGNLSKSLEGKLVNMGLKLGKGTNRKRRLEEYQLEGKSKGRKNFEILPSKHPVLFVGHLSKNSIMVIEKPWIEVVKSLETQPVDRHIFGT; encoded by the exons ATGCTAGAGTACCGTTGCAGCTCCGTTGATTGGAAGCCATCTCCGGTGGTAGCCCTAGCAAACAGCGCCGACGACACTCAAGTCGCGGCGGCTCGCGAGGACGGTTCTCTAGAAATCTGGCTCGTCTCCCCAGGCGCCGTCGGATGGCACTGTCAACTC aCCATCCACGGCGATCCAAATTCAAGAATCTCGTCCCTTGCTTGGTGCCGTGCTGGTTCCCAAGGGCTACCTTCCGGTCGTCTCTTTTCTTCTAGCATCGATGGTTCCATCTCCGAGTGGGACCTCTTCGACTTAAAGCAGAAA GTTGTGCTAGATTCCATTGGAATCTCAATCTGGCAAATGGCTGTTTCCCCAACTTACTTACTCTCCATTGATAATCGGATTGAGAAGGAGGAAAGTGAGAGTGAAGATGATTCTGACTCAGAAGAAGAGTTTCATCATGACCACTCAGATAGGCTTCTTGCAGCTGCTTGTGATGATGGCAGTGTCAGGCTGTACCGTATCTCTGACTTCAACAAGTTAACATATTATAGATCATTGCCTAGAGTCAGTG GACGTGCTTTAAGTGTTACATGGAGTCCTGATGCACAGAGGATCTTTTCCGGTAGTAGCGATGG ACTGATAAGATGCTGGGACGTTAACACCTGTCAAGAGGTATACAGAATTACAGTTGGTCTCGGAGGACAGGGAAGTAGCTCTGAGATATGTGTTTGGTCTCTTCTTTCTTTGAG GTGTGCAGTTCTTGTTAGTGGAGATAGTACAGGATCTGTCCAGTTTTGGGATAGTCAACATGGAACTCTTTTGGAGTCGCACTCTAATCACAAAGGTGATGTTAATTCTCTTGCAGCAGCCCCCAGCCACAATCGAGTCTTTTCTGCTGGTTCGGATGGACAG GTTATTCTCTACAAGCTCTCTGGTAGTACAAACAGTTCTCAAGATTTGAAGCCTTCTTCCTCTCAGAAATGGGATTATATTGGTTATGTTAAGGCTCATACACATGACATCAGAGCTCTTACAGTTGCTGTGCCAATTAGTCGAGAAG ATCCCTTTCCGGATGATACGTTGCCAGATAAGAGTGGTGCACGTAAGCATCGCAAGAAAGGGAAGCCGGTTGACTTCACTTACCATAAATGGGCTCATTTGGGTGTTCCGATGCTTATTTCCGCTGGGGATGACGCAAAGCTTTTTGCTTATTCAATTCAGGAGTTCACTAAGTTCTCACCACATGATATTTGTCCTGCGCCTCAGAGAGTACCCATTCAAATGGTACACAAGTCGGTGTTCAATCAGACTTCTCTCCTCCTGGTTCAGGGTATTAGTGATTTAGATATTCTTAGGCTTAACCTAAGCACTGATTCTAGTGGACGTGCCTCAACAAAGCCATTGGTTCGTGTTAAAAGTAGAGATTCCAGGAAGATCATCTGCAGTGCAATCTCCAACACCGGATCACTCTTTGCTTATTCTGACCAAATTGGCCTCAGTCTGTTTGAGTTAAAGAAGAATGAAATTGCAAAGAGCCCGTGGAGTGTCAGTAGAAGACGACTTCCCACACTTCCATTTGCGCATTCCATGATTTTCAGTTCAGACTGCTCTCGATTGATATTAGCAGGACATGATAGAAGGATATAT GCTATTGACGTTAGTAATATGGAACTAGTATATACTTTTACACCATGTCGGGAGGAACATGAAGGTGAATCTCCACCTATGGAGCCTCCTATAACAAAACTTTATACCAGCTCAGATGATCAATGGCTAGCCGCTATCAATTGCTTTGGAGACATATATGTATTCAACCTCGAAACACAAAG GCAACACTGGTTCATATCAAGGCTTGATGGTGCATCTGTTACAGCTGCTGGTTTTCATCCTTGGAATAACAATGCGCTTGTGATCTCAACCTCCTCGAACCAGGTCTTTGCTTTTGATGTAGAGGCTAGACAGTTGGGCAAGTGGTCGCTTCTACACACAAACGTTCTGCCAAAGAGGTACCAGGAGTTTCCTGGGGAGGTCATTGGACTCTCATTCTCACCTTCTCCAAATTCATCGTCTGTAATAGTTTACAGTTCCAG GGCGAAGTGTTTAATCGACTTTGGGAAGCCcgtagaagaagatgaagaaaatgaTTTACCAAACGGCAATCTATCTAAAAGTCTAGAAGGTAAACTTGTCAACATGGGCTTGAAATTGGGGAAAGGTACAAACCGAAAACGTCGGTTAGAGGAGTATCAGTTAGAGGGTAAGAGTAAAGGGAGAAAGAACTTTGAAATCTTACCCTCGAAACACCCAGTTTTGTTTGTGGGTCACCTCTCTAAAAACTCAATCATGGTGATAGAAAAACCGTGGATTGAAGTTGTTAAGAGTTTGGAAACTCAACCAGTGGACAGACATATTTTTGGGACTTGA
- the LOC103858463 gene encoding probable xyloglucan glycosyltransferase 12: MAPKFEWWAKGNNRKGTPVVVKMENPNNWSMVELESPSEQDFLVEGRREKSRNKNARQLTWVLLLKAHRAAGCLTSLGSALIALGTAVRRRIAAGRTDTGISSSSTTAIAKSKPRFLYSCLKVFLLLSLMLLAFETAAYFKGWHFETPKLQLPYGFFDWVYTHWVLLRVGYLAPPLQFLANACIVLFLIQSLDRLILCLGCFWIRFNKIKPVPKTVISDLETGENGCFLPMVLVQIPMCNEKEVYQQSIAAVCNLDWPKTKILIQVLDDSDDPITQSLIKEEVHKWQKGGARIVYRHRVNREGYKAGNLKSAMNCSYVKDYEFVAIFDADFQPLPDFLKKTIPHFKDNEELGLVQARWSFVNKEENLLTRLQNINLAFHFEVEQQVNSVFLNFFGFNGTAGVWRIKALEDSGGWLERTTVEDMDIAVRAHLHGWKFIFLNDVECICELPESYEAYRKQQHRWHSGPMQLFRLCLPAVIKSKISIGKKFNLIFLFFLLRKLILPFYSFTLFCIILPMTMFVPEAELPAWVVCYIPATMSFLNILPAPKSFPFIVPYLLFENTMSVTKFNAMVSGLFQLGSAYEWVVTKKSGRSSEGDLAALVENEGGKKMKHQRGASAPAPETEAEKKAQKKNNKKKKKHNRIYMKELSLAFLLLTAATRSLLSAQGIHFYFLLFQGISFLLVGLDLIGEQVE, encoded by the exons ATGGCACCAAAGTTCGAATGGTGGGCGAAAGGAAACAACCGCAAAGGTACTCCGGTGGTGGTCAAAATGGAAAACCCTAACAACTGGTCAATGGTGGAGCTCGAATCACCGTCTGAGCAAGATTTTCTCGTGGAAGGCCGCCGTGAGAAATCTCGCAACAAGAACGcgagacagctcacgtgggttCTCCTCCTCAAAGCCCACCGTGCCGCAGGCTGTCTCACCTCCCTCGGCTCAGCATTGATCGCTCTCGGAACCGCCGTGCGCCGTCGTATCGCCGCTGGCCGTACAGACACTGGGATCTCGTCCTCTTCTACTACGGCTATTGCCAAATCGAAACCGAGGTTCTTGTATTCGTGCTTGAAAGTGTTTCTTCTGCTTTCGCTAATGCTTCTAGCTTTCGAAACGGCTGCGTATTTCAAAGGATGGCATTTCGAAACACCCAAGCTTCAGCTGCCTTATGGTTTCTTCGATTGGGTTTACACTCACTGGGTCCTGCTCCGTGTTGGCTACCTTGCTCCTCCGCTTCAGTTTCTAGCTAACGCTTGCATCGTCCTCTTCCTTATTCAAAGCCTGGACCGGCTCATCCTCTGCCTAGGCTGTTTCTGGATCCGGTTCAATAAAATCAAACCGGTTCCCAAAACCGTAATCTCCGATCTAGAAACCGGAGAGAATGGATGCTTCCTTCCCATGGTTCTTGTTCAGATTCCCATGTGTAACGAAAAAGAG GTCTATCAGCAGTCGATTGCGGCTGTGTGTAACTTAGACTGGCCAAAAACGAAGATTCTGATTCAAGTTCTCGATGATTCCGATGATCCCATCACGCAGAGTTTGATCAAAGAAGAGGTTCACAAATGGCAGAAGGGAGGTGCGCGAATCGTGTACCGTCACCGTGTGAACAGAGAAGGCTACAAAGCTGGAAACCTCAAGTCTGCAATGAACTGCAGCTACGTCAAAGACTACGAGTTCGTGGCCATCTTCGACGCTGATTTTCAGCCTTTACCTGATTTCCTCAAGAAGACGATTCCTCACTTTAAGGACAACGAGGAGCTGGGACTGGTGCAGGCGAGATGGTCGTTCGTGAACAAGGAAGAGAACTTGTTGACGAGGTTGCAGAACATTAACTTGGCGTTTCACTTTGAGGTTGAGCAGCAAGTCAACAGCGTCTTCTTGAATTTCTTTGGGTTCAATGGGACAGCTGGCGTCTGGAGGATCAAGGCTTTGGAAGATTCTGGTGGTTGGCTCGAGAGAACTACCGTCGAGGATATGGACATTGCTGTTCGTGCTCACCTCCATGGCTGGAAGTTCATTTTCCTTAACGATGTTGAG TGCATTTGCGAGTTACCTGAATCGTATGAAGCTTACAGAAAGCAACAACACCGATGGCATTCAGGACCTATGCAACTATTTCGCCTTTGTTTGCCTGCTGTCATTAAATCAAAG ataaGCATAGGCAAgaaatttaatttgatattcctcttcttcctcttgaggAAGCTCATCTTGCCCTTTTACTCCTTCACACTCTTTTGTATCATCTTGCCAATGACTATGTTTGTCCCTGAGGCTGAGCTTCCTGCTTGGGTTGTCTGCTACATACCTGCCACAATGTCTTTCCTCAACATCCTTCCCGCCCCGAAATCGTTTCCCTTTATTGTCCCCTACCTTCTCTTTGAGAACACAATGTCTGTAACCAAGTTCAACGCCATGGTCTCGGGTCTGTTTCAGCTGGGAAGTGCATACGAATGGGTTGTTACAAAGAAATCAGGGAGGTCGTCAGAGGGAGATCTGGCTGCTTTAGTCGAAAACGAAGGAGgaaagaaaatgaaacatcaGAGAGGCGCCTCTGCACCAGCACCAGAAACAGAGGCTGAGAAGAAAGCTCAAAAGAAGaacaataagaagaagaagaagcacaaTAGGATCTATATGAAGGAGCTGTCGCTAGCGTTTCTGTTATTAACTGCAGCAACTCGAAGTCTCTTGTCGGCTCAAGGAATCCATTTTTACTTCCTCTTGTTTCAGGGAATATCCTTCTTACTGGTTGGTCTAGATCTAATTGGAGAGCAAGTTGAATGA